One Hevea brasiliensis isolate MT/VB/25A 57/8 chromosome 5, ASM3005281v1, whole genome shotgun sequence genomic region harbors:
- the LOC110659070 gene encoding NDR1/HIN1-like protein 10, translating into MAEKQPQLNGAYYGPAIPPSNTYHRPGRSSGCGCGCCLLSCLLKIIITIVVVVGLAVLIFWLIVRPNKVKFHVTDATLSEFNFATNNTLYYNLSLNISVRNPNKKIGIYYDSIDARAFYGDQRFGNDSLTPFYQGHKNTSILTPAFQGQEVMPLGEGLTQFKQETTTGVYSIDVKLYLRIRFKVGKIKTGKFKPKIECDLKVPLSANGTVTTPIETTKCDLDY; encoded by the coding sequence ATGGCAGAAAAACAACCCCAATTGAACGGAGCATATTATGGCCCAGCAATCCCACCCTCAAACACCTACCACCGCCCTGGCCGTAGCTCTGGCTGCGGATGTGGCTGCTGCCTCTTGAGCTGCCTTCTCAAGATCATCATCACCATCGTGGTGGTCGTCGGCCTCGCTGTTTTAATTTTCTGGCTCATAGTTCGCCCTAACAAGGTCAAGTTTCACGTCACAGACGCTACTCTCTCTGAGTTCAACTTCGCCACCAATAACACTCTCTATTATAACCTATCCCTGAACATCTCAGTCCGCAACCCTAACAAGAAGATTGGAATCTATTATGATAGTATAGACGCCAGAGCCTTTTACGGGGACCAGAGATTCGGTAACGATAGCTTGACTCCATTTTACCAGGGACACAAGAACACAAGCATTCTCACCCCCGCATTCCAAGGCCAAGAAGTGATGCCTCTTGGTGAAGGGCTTACACAGTTTAAACAAGAAACGACTACTGGGGTTTATAGCATCGACGTGAAGCTTTACTTGAGGATTAGATTCAAGGTGGGTAAGATCAAGACTGGCAAATTCAAGCCCAAGATTGAGTGCGACTTGAAGGTTCCTTTAAGCGCAAATGGTACAGTGACTACTCCTATCGAGACTACCAAATGCGACTTGGATTACTGA